Proteins encoded by one window of Paenibacillus sp. DCT19:
- a CDS encoding helix-turn-helix domain-containing protein: MHDTYTTIPSARFEPLDHMHFKLTYIDHTNENTSEWFLKKHFIETYLLIFVVSGQGWLRIDGNFVELRSGGLYIGFPGQLVEANVHSLDEYGVYHMSFDVLFTQKQDKLVALDRIKQLIRYELNGELTSLSPVVVGELCQMIYQFIMDKDGLKRYYGQIRFQELMYTIFSDGVLADENEQALPVEQVKIYLEQNYTNKISIPELAAVARMSSRHFMRVFKKRYGCSAMDYLTSYRIKQAQILMRNDHNYRLKDVASYVGYQDESYFRRKFKQISGIPPAAFIRNSKQKIAAVHPFSIGILLALQIIPCAAPARHPWTNYYRRKYQTDKVIPLAEVEDTWLEQLESIQPDYIVAVSTDQSESLQSQLQTIAPVCTIPWENNDWKEHLRVVARFLDRSDIADVWLKRYEEQAAQVKRELAVTIREDELLVLKVYGEHLQVLGPGSIASVFYEDMEMNAPSGTEALWNKDSVTLQEVSMLHFARLLLIIGEDETSKQTWTRLRASDEWNNIDAVRNGKVDILMSSVLLDYTAFTHELMLHELLKLWHDRP, encoded by the coding sequence TTGCACGATACCTATACGACTATACCATCAGCTCGGTTTGAGCCGTTGGATCATATGCATTTTAAGCTCACTTATATAGATCATACAAATGAGAATACGAGCGAATGGTTCTTGAAAAAGCATTTTATTGAAACTTATCTGCTTATATTTGTGGTTAGTGGACAGGGCTGGTTAAGGATCGACGGTAATTTTGTGGAGTTGCGTTCAGGCGGACTATATATCGGCTTTCCTGGGCAATTGGTAGAGGCGAATGTGCATTCCTTAGACGAATACGGTGTGTATCATATGAGCTTTGATGTATTGTTCACACAGAAGCAAGACAAATTAGTAGCTTTGGATCGAATCAAGCAGCTGATCCGTTATGAGCTAAACGGTGAACTAACATCCCTTTCACCCGTTGTTGTAGGTGAACTCTGCCAGATGATCTATCAGTTCATCATGGACAAAGACGGCTTGAAACGGTATTACGGCCAGATTCGATTTCAGGAGCTAATGTATACCATATTTTCCGATGGTGTTCTTGCAGATGAGAATGAACAGGCTTTACCTGTTGAACAGGTGAAGATCTACTTGGAGCAGAATTATACGAATAAAATAAGCATTCCGGAGCTGGCAGCTGTTGCGCGAATGAGTTCAAGGCACTTCATGCGTGTATTTAAAAAGAGATATGGTTGTAGTGCAATGGATTATTTGACCTCTTACCGAATCAAGCAGGCCCAGATTTTGATGAGGAACGATCACAATTATCGACTCAAGGATGTTGCTTCATATGTAGGTTATCAGGATGAATCATATTTCCGCCGTAAATTCAAACAAATCTCGGGTATTCCACCAGCCGCATTCATACGCAATAGCAAACAAAAAATTGCTGCCGTTCATCCGTTCAGTATTGGCATCCTGCTTGCATTACAGATCATCCCATGTGCCGCTCCAGCACGTCATCCGTGGACGAATTATTACCGTCGAAAATATCAGACGGACAAGGTGATCCCACTCGCAGAAGTGGAGGACACTTGGCTGGAACAGCTTGAATCCATTCAACCAGATTATATTGTTGCTGTATCAACAGATCAGTCTGAGTCTTTGCAAAGTCAGCTTCAGACCATTGCTCCCGTCTGCACGATTCCTTGGGAAAACAATGACTGGAAAGAGCATTTGAGAGTGGTTGCTCGATTTTTGGATAGATCGGATATCGCGGATGTGTGGCTTAAGCGGTACGAAGAGCAGGCAGCCCAAGTGAAGAGGGAGCTTGCAGTGACAATTCGTGAAGACGAATTGCTCGTCTTGAAAGTGTACGGTGAGCATCTGCAGGTACTTGGACCTGGAAGTATTGCTTCTGTCTTTTATGAAGATATGGAAATGAATGCTCCTTCAGGAACAGAGGCTCTCTGGAACAAGGATTCCGTCACCCTACAGGAAGTATCCATGCTCCATTTTGCAAGATTATTGTTGATCATAGGTGAAGATGAGACTTCTAAACAGACTTGGACACGCCTTCGAGCTTCAGACGAATGGAATAACATTGATGCTGTACGAAACGGTAAGGTGGACATATTAATGTCTAGCGTTCTGCTCGATTATACTGCGTTTACCCATGAACTTATGCTGCACGAACTATTAAAGCTATGGCACGATCGTCCATAG